Proteins encoded in a region of the Paenibacillus pedocola genome:
- a CDS encoding DUF1450 domain-containing protein: MANEIQICDQCNHTRMKTILPKLRKMAPDAEIKVGCKSYCGPCGKRAFIYINGRYVSAPTEDEVLAKAEAFVKRPVAKD; encoded by the coding sequence ATGGCTAACGAAATACAAATTTGTGATCAATGCAATCACACCCGAATGAAAACCATCCTGCCCAAGCTGCGCAAAATGGCGCCGGACGCCGAGATCAAAGTCGGCTGTAAGTCCTACTGCGGACCTTGCGGCAAACGGGCCTTTATCTATATTAATGGACGTTATGTCAGTGCTCCAACTGAGGATGAAGTGCTGGCGAAGGCGGAAGCTTTTGTAAAGCGGCCGGTGGCCAAAGACTAA
- a CDS encoding class I SAM-dependent methyltransferase encodes MPEYWSGRFAREGMIWGREPSPSAEWAKEKFQEAGLSSVLVPGAGYGRNSKVFSAAFTTYGIELSTEALELAAAWDPDTIFIAGSALEPQLNTQVDAVYCYDVLHLFLEEERKQLIAASLAQLRTGGLLYFTSFSDEDCTNGCGRRLEPGTYEYKPGKYAHFFSEADLRSHFSGTEILQTGSFPEKLQSEQGGIHEYILRSIVARKIN; translated from the coding sequence ATGCCGGAATACTGGAGCGGGCGGTTTGCCCGTGAAGGCATGATTTGGGGGAGGGAGCCCAGCCCCTCAGCGGAGTGGGCCAAAGAGAAGTTTCAGGAAGCAGGGCTGAGCTCTGTCCTGGTTCCCGGTGCGGGCTATGGACGCAACAGCAAGGTATTCTCAGCCGCATTTACTACCTACGGGATCGAATTAAGCACCGAGGCCCTGGAGCTTGCTGCAGCATGGGACCCGGACACTATCTTCATCGCCGGTTCTGCGCTGGAACCGCAGCTGAATACCCAGGTTGATGCCGTCTACTGCTACGATGTGCTTCATTTGTTTCTGGAAGAGGAGCGGAAGCAGCTGATTGCTGCAAGTCTTGCCCAGCTGCGTACCGGAGGGCTGCTTTATTTCACAAGTTTCTCCGATGAAGACTGTACTAACGGCTGCGGCAGACGGCTTGAACCGGGGACTTATGAATACAAGCCAGGGAAATATGCCCACTTTTTCAGTGAAGCCGATTTAAGAAGTCATTTCTCCGGGACAGAGATTCTTCAGACCGGATCATTCCCTGAGAAGCTGCAGAGTGAACAGGGAGGAATCCACGAATACATACTGAGATCTATTGTTGCGCGTAAAATAAACTGA
- a CDS encoding DUF86 domain-containing protein, giving the protein MYYVNRKQIENILGQIPDIGTGLRGAADSWDGSIVMGLVQERCLHLAIEVVTDVGSCLIDGFIMRDAGSYEDIISIIHEEKVLGDSGIYDVLISLVALRKPLVQDYYSWDRSALHPLTNVLPGVLERFAAEVHRYLDQELGAELPV; this is encoded by the coding sequence GTGTACTATGTTAACCGGAAGCAAATTGAAAATATACTGGGACAGATTCCCGATATCGGGACCGGTCTGCGGGGCGCTGCGGATTCCTGGGATGGAAGTATTGTCATGGGTCTGGTGCAGGAACGCTGCCTGCATTTGGCGATAGAGGTCGTTACCGACGTTGGGAGCTGTCTTATCGACGGGTTCATTATGCGTGATGCCGGTAGCTATGAAGATATCATCTCGATTATTCATGAGGAGAAGGTGCTTGGAGACAGCGGGATCTACGATGTGCTCATTAGCCTGGTAGCGCTCCGTAAGCCGCTCGTGCAGGATTATTATTCCTGGGATCGCAGCGCGCTGCATCCGTTGACGAATGTGCTTCCAGGCGTTCTGGAGCGTTTTGCCGCAGAGGTGCACCGGTATCTGGATCAGGAGCTGGGAGCGGAGCTGCCGGTTTGA
- a CDS encoding Dabb family protein, which yields MIKHIVFFKLKDRSPESIAATVAVLQNMEGKIPQLISIEVGTDVVRSERSFDIALVTVVASLEDLQAYQVHPAHKEVIAHINEVKEVSYAVDYEI from the coding sequence ATGATTAAGCATATCGTATTTTTCAAATTAAAAGACCGGTCACCGGAAAGTATCGCTGCTACAGTAGCAGTTCTGCAGAATATGGAAGGGAAGATCCCCCAGCTGATTTCCATTGAGGTTGGAACCGATGTCGTTCGTTCGGAGCGTTCTTTTGACATTGCACTGGTTACTGTAGTTGCATCACTGGAGGATTTGCAGGCATATCAGGTGCACCCCGCCCATAAGGAAGTAATAGCGCACATCAACGAAGTCAAGGAAGTGTCCTACGCCGTAGACTACGAAATTTAA
- the rpsN gene encoding 30S ribosomal protein S14 translates to MAKKSKVVKELKRKELVAKYADKRRELKAKGDYAALQKLPRDSSATRQKNRCVVSGRPRGYLSKYKVSRIVFRDLALKGHIPGVTKSSW, encoded by the coding sequence ATGGCAAAGAAATCCAAAGTAGTGAAGGAGCTTAAGCGAAAGGAACTGGTCGCCAAATACGCGGATAAACGAAGAGAACTGAAGGCGAAGGGGGATTATGCGGCACTGCAGAAGCTGCCGCGCGATTCCTCGGCCACCCGGCAAAAGAACAGATGCGTAGTCTCCGGCAGACCCCGAGGCTATCTAAGCAAATATAAGGTTTCGCGGATCGTCTTCCGGGACTTGGCGCTGAAAGGGCACATTCCCGGCGTCACCAAATCAAGCTGGTAG
- a CDS encoding helix-turn-helix transcriptional regulator — translation MKKGQESGSTRRNIMTLLKMKGPLTIGALAEELGITEMGVRRHVLQLEQESLAKTKVVRQAMGRPLHVYSLTERAEEHFPKTYHNLALELLRELDHNNGVEAVNVLFEGRRRRMLAQYTPMMENRNLEERVAELSSIQNSGGYMAEWSKGEDGSYVMREYNCPIRQVATQYRKACQCEQSLFEELLGAKVTRTECMAEGGQCCRYAITPNPTNRQDNPSEKTS, via the coding sequence ATGAAGAAGGGTCAGGAGAGCGGATCGACAAGACGCAATATAATGACGCTGCTCAAAATGAAAGGGCCGCTGACCATCGGCGCGCTGGCGGAAGAGCTCGGGATTACCGAGATGGGCGTAAGGCGACATGTGCTGCAGCTGGAGCAGGAATCGCTGGCCAAGACCAAGGTAGTACGCCAGGCGATGGGCAGGCCCTTGCATGTATATTCGCTGACCGAGCGGGCAGAAGAGCATTTTCCCAAAACGTATCATAATCTGGCCCTGGAGCTGCTGCGGGAGCTCGATCATAACAACGGGGTGGAGGCTGTGAATGTGTTGTTTGAAGGCCGGCGGAGGCGGATGCTTGCCCAATATACCCCGATGATGGAGAACCGTAATTTGGAGGAGCGGGTAGCCGAGCTATCCTCGATCCAGAACTCCGGGGGGTATATGGCGGAATGGAGCAAGGGGGAAGACGGCTCATATGTGATGCGGGAATATAATTGTCCCATCCGCCAGGTTGCTACCCAATACCGCAAAGCCTGCCAATGCGAACAGAGTCTTTTTGAGGAGCTGCTCGGGGCTAAGGTAACACGCACGGAATGTATGGCGGAAGGCGGACAATGCTGCCGGTATGCCATCACTCCTAACCCAACAAACAGACAGGACAATCCTTCTGAAAAAACTTCCTAA
- a CDS encoding YtxH domain-containing protein: MMKKDSKSLLWGILAGSVVGSVTALLFAPKPGKELRKDIVDGTNGAIDKVQEIAVQAGDKGSELYGKAKDAVESVVSEVKEWSKQYTHTDTEEELAVVSGIAAEEAPVSLDETETAEIIAAAIEDAQDVADAGIGEAADSAEAVVDEDGAADADKDGIV, translated from the coding sequence ATGATGAAAAAGGATAGCAAAAGCTTGCTGTGGGGAATTCTGGCGGGTAGCGTAGTGGGTTCAGTGACGGCGCTGCTGTTCGCACCCAAGCCGGGAAAAGAACTGCGCAAGGATATTGTTGACGGAACGAATGGCGCGATTGATAAAGTACAGGAAATTGCCGTCCAGGCAGGGGATAAAGGATCGGAGCTGTACGGAAAAGCCAAGGACGCGGTAGAGTCTGTGGTGAGTGAAGTGAAGGAATGGAGCAAGCAGTATACCCATACTGATACGGAAGAGGAGCTTGCCGTGGTCAGCGGAATCGCCGCAGAAGAAGCTCCGGTAAGCTTGGACGAAACCGAAACAGCAGAAATTATTGCCGCAGCCATTGAGGATGCCCAGGATGTGGCGGATGCCGGTATCGGTGAAGCCGCAGACAGCGCGGAAGCTGTTGTGGATGAAGATGGTGCAGCGGACGCAGACAAAGACGGTATTGTCTAA
- a CDS encoding M14 family zinc carboxypeptidase: protein MQQYITRRGDTVNRIAARHGLTPEHVIQGNPWAGRQPYLYPGQILFLPSAPRKRYSVQQGDDAASISALFGVSVEELEILNPGVTSARQCIPGKVLVIPQPLSSSKVAVNSEYGPADVEEDVRELTDKFPFLHRDSIGTSVLGKPLHVLRIGSGPRYLHVNAALHANEWLTSPCLMSFIEQYASAYAEGRDWNGHDPALWYQNWTLWAVPMANPDGVELVQEGVLPGHPYYEELMKWNCGRHSFRNWKANIRGVDLGDQFPAHWEEEVARRRITGPAPRDYSGPAPLSEPEAAALAALAEQYPGEAAVSLHSQGGEIYWNYRGYEPPESKELAARLGAASGYRAVELTGSDAGYKDWFIQRFRKPGFTVELGIGKNPLPLADYEDMALETGWILATILSNFK, encoded by the coding sequence ATGCAGCAATATATTACCCGCAGGGGAGACACTGTTAACCGCATTGCCGCCAGGCATGGACTTACACCGGAGCATGTCATCCAAGGGAATCCGTGGGCAGGGAGGCAGCCCTACCTGTACCCGGGGCAGATTCTTTTTCTGCCCTCTGCACCGCGCAAGCGTTACTCCGTGCAGCAGGGGGACGATGCGGCTTCCATATCCGCTTTATTCGGAGTGAGCGTTGAGGAGCTTGAAATTCTGAATCCCGGCGTCACCTCCGCACGCCAATGTATCCCGGGTAAGGTGCTGGTCATCCCCCAGCCGCTGTCCAGCAGCAAGGTAGCTGTCAACAGTGAATACGGACCAGCAGATGTTGAGGAAGATGTCAGGGAGCTTACGGACAAATTTCCTTTTCTTCACCGGGACAGCATCGGAACCAGTGTGCTCGGCAAACCGCTGCATGTGCTGCGGATCGGAAGCGGCCCCCGGTATCTGCATGTGAACGCCGCTCTGCACGCCAATGAATGGCTGACATCACCGTGCCTGATGTCTTTTATAGAACAATATGCCTCAGCTTACGCGGAGGGGAGGGACTGGAACGGACATGATCCGGCGCTCTGGTACCAGAACTGGACTCTATGGGCTGTGCCGATGGCCAACCCGGATGGTGTTGAGCTGGTACAGGAAGGTGTACTGCCGGGTCATCCCTATTATGAAGAGCTCATGAAATGGAACTGCGGCAGGCACAGCTTCCGTAACTGGAAAGCCAACATCCGCGGCGTGGATCTCGGCGACCAGTTCCCGGCTCACTGGGAGGAAGAGGTTGCCCGGCGCAGAATAACCGGTCCGGCCCCCCGCGATTACAGCGGCCCCGCCCCGCTAAGCGAGCCGGAAGCAGCAGCGCTCGCGGCTCTGGCTGAGCAATATCCCGGGGAGGCAGCAGTGTCGCTGCACAGCCAGGGTGGAGAAATCTACTGGAACTACCGCGGATATGAGCCGCCGGAGAGCAAAGAGCTGGCCGCCCGTCTGGGGGCGGCCAGCGGCTACCGCGCGGTTGAGCTGACCGGCAGTGATGCCGGGTATAAGGATTGGTTCATCCAGCGGTTCCGTAAGCCAGGCTTTACGGTAGAGCTGGGAATTGGCAAGAATCCGCTGCCGCTGGCTGATTATGAGGATATGGCGCTGGAAACAGGCTGGATTTTAGCAACGATTCTTTCGAATTTTAAATAA
- a CDS encoding HesB/IscA family protein → MNVKITRNAAKVIKKTMELEGNSELKLRVAITHAHGDHAHYGLDLDTPKETDVVISTDKEIDVILDPNQPLLDGVKIDYLYFPEEGFVITNPSKGNHGDH, encoded by the coding sequence ATGAACGTCAAAATTACCCGCAATGCGGCTAAAGTGATAAAAAAAACCATGGAGCTTGAAGGCAACAGCGAACTGAAGCTGCGCGTAGCGATTACACATGCTCACGGAGACCATGCCCACTACGGTCTTGATTTGGACACGCCCAAAGAAACTGATGTTGTAATTTCTACGGATAAAGAGATCGATGTTATTCTTGATCCGAACCAGCCGCTGCTGGACGGTGTGAAGATCGACTACTTGTACTTCCCGGAAGAAGGCTTTGTCATTACTAATCCGTCAAAAGGTAATCATGGCGACCACTAA
- a CDS encoding helix-turn-helix domain-containing protein, giving the protein MPKNQQESHKIQAWSLINRKYLGQGVRVKRFRRPKRSQIRNRVLLAILMAKDIKLSKLAEELAVSSRSVSAWVYEGRIPSRNNLEKVCRLLGYPSHILFNEALLRQSPIVCQPTPSRFMKRTLAHSPQNNVILTGLCMVYDFSVTDVSVWIGVHPGTFRKWLHQCHLPTLALQEKAESFFRIPRNILFADCDLR; this is encoded by the coding sequence ATGCCTAAGAATCAACAAGAATCTCATAAAATCCAGGCCTGGTCTCTGATCAACCGCAAATATCTTGGACAAGGCGTACGGGTCAAACGGTTCAGAAGGCCCAAACGCAGCCAGATCCGCAACCGCGTTCTGCTTGCTATCCTGATGGCCAAGGACATTAAATTATCCAAGCTTGCGGAAGAGCTCGCCGTATCCTCGCGCAGTGTGAGCGCCTGGGTGTACGAAGGACGCATCCCTTCCAGGAACAATCTGGAGAAGGTCTGCCGCCTGCTAGGCTATCCGTCCCATATCTTGTTCAATGAAGCTCTCCTGCGGCAAAGTCCAATTGTATGCCAGCCTACACCTTCACGTTTTATGAAAAGAACACTTGCCCACTCACCTCAGAACAATGTGATTTTGACAGGGCTATGCATGGTGTATGATTTCTCTGTAACCGATGTCAGCGTCTGGATCGGTGTACATCCCGGCACATTCCGCAAATGGCTGCATCAATGCCATCTTCCAACCTTGGCCCTGCAGGAAAAAGCTGAAAGCTTCTTCCGTATTCCGCGGAATATTCTGTTCGCTGACTGCGATTTGAGATAG
- a CDS encoding aldo/keto reductase yields the protein MKHLTDTTILNNGVHMPWFGLGTYKAEGAEVAKAVATALELGYRSIDTAAVYGNEEEVGQSIAASGVARDSLFVTTKVWNTDQGYDTTLRAFETSCKKLGLDVIDLYLIHWPGQTLYKDTWRALERLYEEGRVRAIGVSNFQIHHLEELKKESSLVPAVNQVELHPRFIQKELHDYCVQHQIQIEAWAPLMKGRLQENELLQGIAGKHGKTVSQVILRWGLQNSIVIIPKSVTASRIKENSEIFDFELTADEVSAISGLDAGERIGTNPDNLLF from the coding sequence ATGAAGCATCTGACAGACACGACGATATTGAATAACGGTGTGCATATGCCCTGGTTTGGTCTGGGGACCTATAAGGCGGAAGGGGCGGAGGTAGCCAAGGCGGTAGCAACCGCACTCGAGCTGGGGTACCGCAGCATTGACACCGCAGCAGTGTACGGCAATGAAGAAGAGGTCGGCCAGTCGATAGCCGCAAGCGGTGTGGCGCGGGACAGCCTGTTCGTGACTACAAAAGTGTGGAATACCGATCAGGGATATGATACAACTCTGCGGGCCTTTGAAACCAGCTGCAAAAAGCTCGGGCTGGATGTCATTGATCTGTATTTGATCCATTGGCCGGGCCAGACCCTATATAAGGACACTTGGCGTGCCCTGGAGCGCCTGTACGAGGAAGGCCGTGTGCGGGCGATCGGGGTCAGCAATTTCCAGATACATCATCTGGAGGAATTGAAAAAGGAGAGCAGCCTGGTTCCTGCAGTCAATCAGGTGGAGCTGCACCCGCGGTTTATCCAGAAGGAGCTGCATGACTACTGTGTACAGCATCAGATCCAGATTGAAGCGTGGGCGCCTCTGATGAAGGGAAGACTGCAGGAAAACGAGCTGCTGCAGGGCATCGCCGGGAAACACGGCAAGACTGTATCCCAGGTTATTCTGCGCTGGGGGCTGCAGAACTCCATCGTCATCATTCCCAAGTCAGTTACGGCCTCGCGGATCAAAGAGAACAGCGAAATTTTCGATTTTGAGCTGACAGCGGATGAAGTTAGCGCTATTAGCGGGCTGGATGCCGGAGAACGGATCGGTACGAATCCGGATAACCTGCTGTTCTAG
- the racE gene encoding glutamate racemase yields the protein MQQAIAILDSGVGGLTVVKEVMRQLPREKIIYFGDTARAPYGPRSTEEVKLFTEQIVDYLIQFNPKMIVIACNTATAAALDYISAKVSIPVIGVIHPGARAAISATKTGRVGVIGTIGTIKSGAYTAALKQLSPFVEVVSQACPALVPFVEQGMFRSEESHIAVAESLNGIKYEPIDTMILGCTHYPFLVEPIGKVMGPGVKLISSADETAREISTILYQKGQLAKGDETPIHQFFCSGDAEMFQRIARDWLGEQLKRTPVVWQVSSL from the coding sequence GTGCAGCAAGCTATAGCTATACTAGACTCAGGTGTGGGGGGACTTACGGTAGTCAAAGAAGTAATGAGACAGCTCCCTAGGGAGAAAATCATTTATTTTGGAGATACTGCCCGTGCCCCATACGGACCCCGTTCAACCGAAGAAGTGAAATTGTTCACTGAACAGATTGTGGACTATTTAATTCAATTTAATCCTAAAATGATTGTAATTGCCTGCAACACCGCAACAGCGGCAGCGCTGGACTATATCTCCGCCAAGGTGTCCATACCGGTGATCGGAGTCATCCATCCCGGTGCCCGCGCCGCCATCAGTGCTACCAAAACAGGCCGGGTCGGTGTCATCGGCACCATCGGAACGATTAAGAGCGGGGCTTATACAGCGGCGCTGAAGCAGCTTTCCCCGTTTGTCGAGGTGGTCAGCCAGGCTTGTCCGGCGCTTGTCCCTTTCGTGGAGCAAGGTATGTTCCGCTCGGAGGAAAGCCATATCGCAGTGGCTGAATCGCTCAACGGAATCAAATACGAACCCATCGATACTATGATTCTCGGCTGCACACATTATCCGTTTCTGGTAGAGCCGATAGGCAAAGTAATGGGGCCGGGAGTGAAGCTGATCAGCTCGGCGGATGAGACCGCGCGGGAAATTAGCACCATTCTCTACCAGAAAGGCCAGCTCGCCAAGGGGGATGAGACCCCGATTCACCAATTTTTCTGCAGCGGAGATGCCGAAATGTTCCAGCGGATCGCCCGCGACTGGCTTGGTGAGCAGCTTAAACGCACGCCTGTCGTCTGGCAGGTATCCTCGTTGTAG